In the Geobacter sp. FeAm09 genome, one interval contains:
- the tpiA gene encoding triose-phosphate isomerase, which produces MRTPVIAGNWKLFKTIGEATAMVNDLKPLVAATKGVEIIVAPVFTALSSVADALAATNIRLAAQDCYWEEEGAFTGEVAPKMLKDAGCSHVIIGHSERRQYFGETDATVNRKVKAAINAGLTAIVCVGETLAEREANKTFAVIEAQVWGGLEGLPPEALSGVIVAYEPVWAIGTGKTASDAQAQEVHAFIRALMARCFGQGCADGMRILYGGSVKPDNVKGLMAQADIDGALVGGASLKAESFAAIANFAE; this is translated from the coding sequence ATGCGCACACCCGTCATTGCAGGAAACTGGAAACTCTTCAAGACCATCGGCGAAGCAACCGCCATGGTCAATGACCTCAAACCGCTGGTGGCCGCAACCAAAGGGGTCGAGATCATCGTTGCCCCGGTATTCACGGCCTTAAGCTCCGTAGCGGACGCGCTTGCGGCGACCAACATCCGGCTTGCCGCCCAGGACTGCTACTGGGAGGAAGAAGGCGCCTTCACCGGTGAGGTGGCCCCCAAAATGCTGAAAGACGCCGGGTGCAGCCATGTGATCATCGGGCACTCGGAGCGGCGCCAGTATTTCGGCGAGACCGACGCGACCGTCAACAGGAAGGTCAAGGCCGCCATCAATGCCGGGTTGACCGCGATCGTCTGTGTCGGCGAGACCCTGGCCGAGCGCGAGGCGAACAAGACCTTTGCCGTTATCGAGGCGCAAGTGTGGGGAGGCCTGGAAGGGCTCCCGCCGGAAGCCCTGTCCGGGGTGATCGTCGCCTATGAACCGGTTTGGGCCATCGGCACCGGCAAGACCGCCAGCGACGCCCAGGCCCAGGAGGTGCACGCCTTTATCCGTGCCCTCATGGCGCGCTGCTTTGGCCAGGGCTGCGCCGACGGCATGCGCATACTCTATGGCGGCAGCGTCAAACCGGACAACGTCAAGGGGTTGATGGCGCAAGCCGACATCGATGGCGCCCTGGTGGGGGGCGCAAGCCTCAAGGCGGAGTCGTTCGCCGCCATAGCCAATTTTGCCGAGTAG
- a CDS encoding ATP-binding protein: MKQSLEKRIILFSFVILSMTTLANTGMDIAVFRRDYIQEMELRSQGLAAAFKANIEKVLALGINIRDVAGLADKCREIVQSDPEMAYCAIKGRDGAVLFVSDSSFAQLDFSRSGSGEGEKGALNSSTIEGPKGTYYDTQTPVRAFDGETAAFIHIGFPQQVIDQKVHAIVLRSIIVFFAFFIASFALVVYFLKRSIMEPISTLLEGVTRISRGDFTTPMQELPVYELNELSVKINSMAAALETRDTALRDNYKELSATHSQLHDSYLQLEKLSLELEKSEELYKKLLEESGDAIIILDQNETIIIANKMAEEFLGYPAADFVGKHVTALLLLLKLENIQHFLMDIADAFQGNHMSREVVIFNSRQEQLVGMIHASCVTMGDNSLLQVIIRDVTKARETITNLEKSAAGLARLNRMKDSFLGLASHELKTPLTVVMGYADLLQSDLKDQLPAAANEMVQNISNAAARLDTVIKDMIDVSKIDQKQLDLKLELVDVNGLVEETIRELRFFFALRKQEITVALDNSLPMIRGDRTRLLQLLSNILGNAIKFTPDGGNISVSTSLRYLLRDPQVAGFDGVFSSNAGKEQEAFLEIIVSDTGIGIDPDDQTRIFDKFYEVGNIEEHSSGKVAFKSRGAGLGLSIAKGVAEMHGGSIWVESQGQDQSTCPGTTFHILLPIESLSLADGPAAG, translated from the coding sequence ATGAAGCAATCACTCGAGAAACGCATAATCCTGTTTTCCTTCGTCATTCTCTCGATGACCACCCTTGCCAACACCGGAATGGATATTGCCGTGTTTCGCAGGGACTACATCCAGGAGATGGAGCTGCGCTCCCAAGGCCTGGCGGCGGCCTTCAAGGCAAACATCGAGAAGGTGCTGGCCCTGGGGATCAATATTCGCGATGTGGCCGGCCTGGCGGACAAATGCCGGGAGATCGTCCAGTCCGATCCGGAAATGGCCTATTGCGCCATCAAGGGGAGGGATGGCGCCGTCCTGTTTGTCAGCGACAGTTCGTTCGCCCAGTTGGATTTTTCGCGCTCCGGAAGCGGGGAAGGGGAGAAGGGGGCACTGAACAGCAGCACCATAGAGGGGCCCAAGGGCACCTACTATGACACCCAGACTCCCGTCAGGGCCTTTGACGGCGAAACCGCGGCCTTCATCCATATCGGTTTCCCCCAACAGGTCATCGATCAGAAGGTGCATGCCATTGTCCTGCGATCCATCATCGTCTTTTTTGCCTTTTTCATCGCCTCCTTTGCCCTTGTCGTCTATTTCCTCAAACGCAGTATCATGGAGCCCATCTCGACCCTGCTCGAGGGCGTTACCCGGATCTCCCGGGGCGATTTCACCACCCCCATGCAGGAGTTGCCCGTCTACGAGCTCAACGAACTGAGCGTCAAGATCAATTCGATGGCCGCCGCGCTCGAAACCCGCGATACGGCATTGCGGGACAATTACAAGGAACTGTCGGCAACCCATTCCCAGCTTCACGATTCATACCTGCAGTTGGAAAAGCTCAGCCTGGAGCTGGAAAAATCGGAAGAACTCTATAAAAAGCTTCTGGAGGAATCGGGGGATGCGATCATCATCCTCGACCAGAACGAAACCATTATCATCGCCAACAAGATGGCCGAGGAGTTCCTCGGCTACCCGGCGGCCGATTTTGTCGGCAAACACGTTACCGCCCTGCTCCTGTTGCTCAAGCTCGAAAATATCCAGCATTTTCTCATGGACATCGCCGACGCCTTCCAGGGAAACCACATGTCGCGGGAAGTGGTCATTTTCAACAGCCGCCAGGAGCAGTTGGTAGGGATGATCCACGCCAGTTGCGTCACCATGGGGGACAACAGCCTGCTGCAGGTCATCATACGGGATGTCACGAAGGCGCGGGAAACCATCACCAATCTGGAAAAGAGCGCCGCCGGCCTGGCGCGGTTGAACCGGATGAAGGATTCGTTCCTGGGGCTCGCTTCCCACGAACTGAAAACCCCGCTGACCGTTGTCATGGGGTATGCGGATCTGCTGCAATCCGACCTGAAGGACCAACTGCCCGCCGCGGCCAACGAGATGGTCCAGAACATCTCCAACGCGGCCGCACGCCTTGACACGGTCATCAAGGACATGATCGACGTGTCGAAAATCGATCAGAAGCAGCTTGACCTCAAGCTCGAACTGGTGGATGTGAACGGCCTTGTGGAGGAAACCATCCGGGAGTTGCGTTTTTTCTTCGCCTTGCGCAAGCAGGAGATCACGGTCGCGCTGGACAATTCCCTTCCCATGATCCGCGGCGACAGGACGCGTCTGCTCCAGCTATTGTCCAACATTCTGGGCAATGCCATCAAATTTACCCCGGATGGCGGGAACATATCCGTCAGCACCTCTCTCAGGTATCTGCTGCGGGATCCGCAGGTGGCCGGGTTCGACGGTGTTTTTTCGTCGAATGCCGGCAAGGAGCAGGAGGCGTTTCTTGAGATTATCGTGTCGGACACCGGAATCGGCATTGATCCGGACGACCAGACGCGCATCTTCGACAAGTTCTACGAGGTGGGCAATATTGAAGAGCACAGTTCCGGCAAGGTCGCCTTCAAATCCCGGGGGGCCGGACTTGGGCTCTCCATCGCAAAGGGCGTTGCCGAAATGCATGGCGGCTCCATCTGGGTGGAATCCCAGGGCCAGGACCAGAGCACGTGCCCCGGAACCACGTTCCATATTCTGCTCCCCATAGAATCGTTGTCATTGGCGGATGGGCCTGCCGCCGGCTGA
- the secG gene encoding preprotein translocase subunit SecG, translating into MIIALTILHVLVSIFMIAVVLLQSGKGAEMGASFGSGGSQSVFGAGGGTTFLSKMTTGAAIIFMLTSLTLAYISGQPSSSSIMSGKGKSATTTKAPVQMPQPAAPAQQGKPADLPGAPATSPQQQK; encoded by the coding sequence ATGATTATAGCCCTTACGATACTGCACGTTCTGGTCAGCATATTCATGATTGCCGTTGTCCTGCTGCAATCCGGCAAAGGCGCCGAAATGGGCGCTTCATTCGGCAGCGGCGGCAGCCAGTCGGTTTTTGGCGCCGGTGGCGGCACCACCTTCCTGAGCAAGATGACGACGGGCGCCGCCATCATTTTCATGCTGACCTCACTGACGTTAGCCTACATCTCGGGCCAGCCGTCTTCATCCTCGATCATGTCAGGCAAAGGGAAGTCCGCCACCACCACAAAGGCGCCGGTTCAGATGCCGCAACCGGCGGCCCCTGCCCAGCAGGGCAAGCCCGCGGACCTGCCAGGCGCACCGGCAACGTCCCCCCAGCAGCAAAAATAG
- a CDS encoding type 1 glutamine amidotransferase domain-containing protein, with protein MVPALSSAAEKKVLMVVTSASRMNDGTPTGLWLEEYAVPYLLFAEAGFKVTVASPTGGKAPVDPRSLTDAARVSGWAKAAALLENTRPLDKVQASGFDAIFLPGGHGTMFDFPGNAHLKRLLNDFAAADKVIAAVCHGPSGFVGAKKADGTPLVAGKTITSFTDAEETAMHLVAAVPFLLETRLREEGAKFVVGEKWAAHVQVDGKLVTGQNPASSAAGAKAVIQLLK; from the coding sequence ATGGTGCCGGCCTTGTCTTCGGCCGCGGAGAAAAAGGTCCTGATGGTCGTCACCAGCGCCAGCCGCATGAACGACGGCACGCCGACGGGGCTCTGGCTGGAGGAGTATGCCGTACCCTACCTGCTGTTCGCGGAAGCGGGGTTCAAGGTCACGGTCGCCAGCCCCACGGGGGGCAAGGCGCCGGTTGACCCGCGGAGCCTCACCGATGCCGCCCGTGTCTCGGGGTGGGCCAAGGCCGCGGCATTGCTGGAAAACACCAGACCGCTGGACAAGGTGCAGGCAAGCGGCTTCGATGCCATTTTCCTCCCCGGCGGCCACGGAACCATGTTCGATTTTCCGGGCAACGCGCACCTCAAGCGCCTCCTGAACGATTTTGCCGCCGCCGACAAGGTCATTGCCGCTGTCTGCCACGGCCCGTCCGGGTTCGTCGGGGCGAAAAAGGCTGACGGGACCCCGCTGGTGGCCGGCAAAACCATCACCTCCTTCACCGATGCGGAAGAGACGGCAATGCATCTCGTCGCGGCCGTACCCTTCCTGCTCGAAACGAGACTCCGGGAGGAGGGGGCAAAATTTGTGGTTGGCGAGAAATGGGCCGCCCATGTTCAGGTTGACGGCAAACTGGTCACCGGCCAGAATCCTGCCTCCAGCGCGGCCGGGGCGAAAGCGGTCATACAATTGCTGAAGTAG
- the gap gene encoding type I glyceraldehyde-3-phosphate dehydrogenase: MALRVAINGFGRIGRMVLRAACKDKDIEFVAVNDLTDAATLAHLFKYDSVHGTFPGKVEAKDNQLIVNGKAIKIYAVKDPAELPWKKDKIDVVLESTGLFTSKEKAELHIKAGAKKVVISAPATNEDITIVMGVNEHLYDPKKHHIISNASCTTNCLAPVAKVLNDVFGIEKGLVTTVHSYTNDQRILDQPHKDLRRARAAALSMIPTTTGAAKAVSLVLPELKGKLDGMAIRVPTPNVSVVDLVATLKKKADAAKVNAALKKAAKGPLKGILDYVEEPLVSVDFNGRPVSSSVDASCTKVIGDNMVKVISWYDNEAGFSNRVVDLFKLIASKK; encoded by the coding sequence ATGGCATTACGGGTTGCAATCAACGGCTTTGGCAGAATCGGCAGAATGGTTCTAAGAGCGGCGTGCAAGGACAAAGACATCGAGTTCGTGGCGGTCAACGATCTGACCGATGCGGCGACCCTGGCGCACCTGTTCAAATACGATTCCGTACATGGCACCTTCCCCGGCAAAGTGGAAGCGAAGGACAATCAACTGATTGTCAACGGCAAGGCGATAAAGATCTATGCGGTCAAAGACCCGGCGGAACTCCCCTGGAAAAAGGACAAGATCGATGTCGTCCTGGAGTCAACCGGCCTGTTCACCTCAAAGGAAAAGGCGGAGCTGCACATAAAGGCCGGCGCCAAGAAGGTCGTCATCTCGGCACCGGCGACCAACGAGGATATCACCATCGTCATGGGGGTCAACGAGCACCTCTATGATCCCAAGAAACACCACATCATCTCCAACGCCTCATGCACTACCAACTGCCTGGCGCCGGTGGCAAAGGTGCTCAACGATGTCTTCGGCATCGAAAAGGGCCTCGTGACCACGGTGCACTCCTATACCAACGACCAGCGCATCCTCGACCAGCCCCATAAGGACCTGCGCCGCGCCCGCGCCGCAGCCCTCTCCATGATACCCACGACCACCGGAGCCGCCAAGGCAGTCTCCCTGGTTCTTCCCGAGCTCAAGGGCAAGCTGGACGGCATGGCCATCCGCGTTCCGACACCGAACGTCTCTGTCGTCGACCTCGTCGCCACCCTGAAAAAGAAGGCCGATGCCGCCAAAGTCAACGCGGCGCTGAAGAAAGCGGCCAAAGGGCCGCTCAAGGGCATCCTCGACTATGTGGAAGAACCGCTGGTTTCCGTCGATTTCAACGGCCGCCCGGTTTCCTCCTCGGTTGACGCCTCCTGCACCAAGGTCATCGGCGACAACATGGTCAAGGTCATCAGTTGGTACGACAACGAGGCGGGTTTTTCAAACCGGGTGGTTGACCTTTTCAAACTGATCGCTTCCAAGAAGTAG
- a CDS encoding SLBB domain-containing protein: MDQTDGIFQEQSSRKTTQSDPYQQNTYSPQQNSGTYSGNQRSLSNSAFQDDQRTSPDGNMRDQELTPEESFDNDLLGGTQADEKRTSDNSSKVIADKNKLKTRLVVKAEPGDGLARLSWQPSGYRKPQEDEAVQYRVQIGLAPNKPLKSIDVGNDTTYTLRDLRNHQVYFIQIIAINREQKRVTKSEEIKIIPLPAEELGSSLEKVFSRKNQTLQDKLTPEPFKRELRQFGYDFFKNSAQLLEATDNLPVGDNYVMGPGDSLNLSIWGSINARYNLTVDRNGEVMIPRAGVVKVWGLSYEKAKEAIQKAVSRYFKNYDMNISLGKLKTIQVFVVGEVELPGSYPISSLATVVNALSAAGGPTKNGSLRVIKLTRNGKPAENIDLYDMFLSGDRSKDVRLQNGDTIFVPVIGPVVAVAGEVKRPAIYEIKGPQTLADVIQMAGGITASGFTGRIQIERFSGNNSRIALDYEPKEGHLDGATAGVGIQDRDMVKIFPVQEAVRQVVSLKGNVVRPGEYQFRKGMRVKDLISSFADLLPESYLESAEITRLALPDYHKEMLHFNLRKALEGNEAENVALQEQDTVKISSRWEMQEKQSVIINGFVVNPGKYDFHPGMTVRDLVSAAGSPKRNALLDMAELSRVEVAGDKATASRLQIDLGKAISGDPAHNLSLKSDDVLIVRGIVGWTDSTDKFVRLKGEVQYPGVYSVARGEKLSSVIARAGGFTEKAYLRGAKFTRRSVQKEQQKRMDEILVKTEKEINQKQAALASVAASKEELEATKSALDGLQKDLERMKQLKAEGRVVIRLAQLEELKKSSYDLEMEGGDILEVPTRTNVVNVMGQVYNPISFVYVPESSSVESYLNKAGGATNDAEVAEMFIIKADGTVFSRQQASFGIKWSDDAKQWTLGSFMASYLEPGDTLVVPQKLERTAWLRDIKDITTIISQIALTAGTVLVGLK; the protein is encoded by the coding sequence ATGGACCAGACTGACGGCATCTTCCAGGAACAGAGCTCAAGAAAAACGACCCAATCAGATCCCTACCAGCAGAACACCTATTCCCCCCAGCAGAACAGCGGCACCTATTCCGGCAATCAACGCTCCCTTTCGAACAGTGCTTTTCAGGATGACCAGCGAACCTCGCCTGACGGCAACATGCGGGATCAGGAACTGACGCCCGAGGAAAGTTTTGACAATGACCTGCTGGGTGGGACACAAGCTGACGAAAAGCGAACCTCCGACAACAGCAGCAAGGTTATCGCTGATAAGAACAAGTTAAAAACCCGCTTGGTGGTAAAGGCGGAACCGGGCGACGGCTTGGCCCGCCTCAGTTGGCAACCGTCGGGATATCGCAAGCCTCAGGAGGATGAAGCGGTTCAGTACCGGGTCCAGATAGGGCTCGCGCCAAACAAGCCGCTCAAATCCATCGATGTTGGAAACGACACGACCTATACCCTTCGGGATTTGCGGAATCACCAGGTTTATTTCATTCAGATAATCGCCATAAACCGCGAACAAAAACGCGTCACCAAATCGGAAGAGATCAAGATCATCCCCCTTCCCGCTGAAGAGCTCGGCTCTTCCCTGGAAAAGGTCTTCTCCCGGAAAAACCAGACCTTGCAGGACAAACTTACCCCGGAACCGTTCAAACGTGAACTTCGGCAATTCGGTTACGACTTTTTCAAAAACAGCGCCCAATTGCTCGAAGCGACGGACAACCTCCCTGTGGGGGACAATTACGTCATGGGGCCGGGTGACAGCCTCAATCTCTCCATCTGGGGCTCCATCAATGCCCGATACAACCTCACCGTCGATCGCAATGGCGAGGTCATGATTCCCCGGGCAGGGGTCGTCAAGGTATGGGGGCTCTCCTACGAAAAGGCCAAGGAGGCCATTCAGAAGGCCGTGTCGCGATATTTCAAAAACTACGACATGAATATCTCCCTTGGCAAGCTGAAGACCATCCAGGTTTTTGTGGTGGGCGAGGTCGAATTACCCGGCAGCTACCCCATCAGCTCCCTTGCCACGGTTGTCAACGCCCTGTCGGCGGCTGGCGGCCCGACGAAAAACGGGTCACTGCGTGTAATCAAGCTCACCCGCAACGGCAAGCCGGCAGAGAATATCGACCTCTATGACATGTTCCTTTCCGGTGATCGCAGCAAGGATGTTCGCCTCCAGAATGGCGACACCATCTTTGTTCCGGTGATCGGCCCTGTTGTGGCCGTTGCGGGCGAGGTAAAACGACCGGCCATTTATGAGATCAAAGGGCCCCAGACGCTGGCCGATGTGATCCAGATGGCCGGAGGCATCACCGCCAGCGGTTTTACCGGCAGGATTCAGATAGAACGTTTTTCCGGCAACAATTCCAGGATCGCCCTTGATTACGAACCCAAGGAAGGCCATTTGGATGGTGCGACAGCCGGCGTGGGGATACAGGACCGGGATATGGTCAAGATATTCCCCGTTCAGGAGGCGGTCCGCCAGGTCGTCAGCCTCAAGGGAAATGTGGTCAGGCCGGGCGAATACCAGTTCCGCAAGGGCATGCGCGTCAAGGATCTCATCTCGTCCTTCGCGGACCTGCTCCCGGAATCATACCTTGAATCCGCCGAGATAACCCGTCTCGCCCTGCCCGATTATCACAAGGAAATGCTGCATTTCAATCTTCGCAAAGCCCTTGAGGGCAACGAAGCCGAAAATGTCGCCCTGCAGGAGCAGGACACGGTCAAGATCTCCTCACGCTGGGAAATGCAGGAGAAACAAAGCGTCATCATAAACGGGTTCGTCGTCAATCCGGGCAAATACGACTTTCATCCCGGCATGACGGTGCGTGATCTCGTTTCCGCTGCCGGCAGCCCAAAACGGAATGCGCTGCTCGACATGGCAGAACTCAGCCGGGTTGAGGTTGCCGGCGACAAGGCGACCGCATCACGCCTGCAGATCGACCTGGGCAAAGCCATCAGCGGCGATCCCGCCCATAACCTGTCCCTCAAGTCGGACGACGTGCTGATCGTCCGCGGCATTGTGGGCTGGACAGATTCAACGGATAAGTTCGTCCGGCTCAAGGGAGAGGTGCAGTATCCCGGTGTCTATTCCGTGGCCAGGGGCGAAAAGCTGAGTTCGGTCATTGCCCGTGCCGGCGGCTTCACCGAAAAGGCCTATCTGAGAGGAGCCAAGTTTACCCGGAGATCCGTTCAGAAGGAACAACAGAAGCGGATGGACGAGATCCTCGTCAAGACCGAGAAGGAAATCAACCAGAAGCAGGCCGCCCTGGCCTCGGTCGCTGCCTCGAAGGAAGAGCTTGAAGCCACAAAATCGGCCCTGGATGGCCTGCAAAAAGACCTTGAGCGGATGAAGCAGCTCAAGGCCGAGGGTCGCGTGGTCATCCGGCTTGCTCAACTGGAGGAATTGAAGAAGAGCAGCTACGACCTGGAAATGGAGGGGGGCGACATTCTGGAGGTCCCCACCCGGACCAATGTGGTCAACGTCATGGGCCAGGTGTACAATCCGATCTCCTTCGTCTATGTGCCCGAAAGCAGTTCCGTGGAGAGTTATCTCAACAAAGCCGGCGGCGCCACCAATGACGCCGAGGTTGCCGAGATGTTCATCATCAAGGCCGACGGCACGGTATTCAGCCGGCAGCAGGCGTCCTTCGGCATAAAGTGGAGCGACGACGCCAAGCAATGGACCCTCGGCAGCTTCATGGCGTCCTACCTGGAACCGGGCGACACCCTGGTCGTGCCGCAAAAACTCGAGCGTACGGCCTGGCTCCGGGACATCAAGGATATCACCACGATTATCTCCCAGATCGCCCTGACGGCAGGCACGGTCCTGGTAGGTCTCAAATGA
- a CDS encoding Wzz/FepE/Etk N-terminal domain-containing protein: protein MNTAQEQRQLPEEEEINLLALLQVILRRKSVIIKICAVAVAMAVCYSLTLKNIYTATAKILPPQKESGSGLSALLSQAGGLASLAGGMSLGGSTDLYLGILKSRSVADAVIKRLNLQQEFEAKSMDEARKRLEGAVKFKAGKDGIISIDADSKDPRKAAQLANTFVAELGRRSVELNLSKAGAERVFLEKRLDVVKQDLRNAENDMKAFQEKYKTFKVDSQASAAIEGIARLKAEIITKEGQLATLRNSMTDESSEVKALQAGIARLKGQLGSMSGSGGSDVIPAVGNIPGLGVEYVRKMRELKTQEAIFEQLTKQYEVAKISEAKDSSSVQVLDEAVVPLKKSRPKRSMIVVLAAVTAFFTSIFVIFIQEYLAKLSPEDAAIIRDIKHSLRFRSHDGQTP, encoded by the coding sequence ATGAATACAGCCCAAGAGCAGCGCCAACTCCCCGAAGAAGAGGAAATCAACCTCCTCGCACTCCTGCAGGTGATCCTCAGACGCAAGTCGGTCATCATCAAGATATGCGCCGTCGCCGTGGCCATGGCGGTCTGCTATTCGCTGACGCTGAAGAACATCTATACCGCCACGGCAAAAATCCTCCCTCCCCAGAAGGAGTCGGGCAGCGGCCTTTCCGCCTTGCTCAGCCAGGCCGGCGGCCTGGCATCCCTGGCGGGCGGCATGAGCTTGGGCGGTTCCACCGACCTCTACCTCGGCATCCTCAAAAGCCGCTCGGTGGCGGACGCCGTCATCAAACGGCTGAACCTGCAGCAGGAATTCGAGGCCAAGTCCATGGACGAAGCCAGGAAGCGGCTGGAAGGCGCCGTCAAATTCAAGGCCGGCAAGGACGGCATCATCAGCATCGATGCCGACAGCAAGGACCCCCGGAAGGCGGCGCAGTTGGCCAACACCTTCGTGGCGGAGCTGGGGCGGCGCAGCGTCGAGCTCAACCTCTCCAAGGCGGGGGCGGAGCGCGTGTTCCTGGAGAAGAGGCTGGACGTGGTGAAGCAGGATCTGCGCAACGCCGAAAATGATATGAAGGCCTTCCAGGAAAAATACAAGACCTTCAAGGTCGATTCCCAGGCCAGCGCGGCTATTGAAGGCATCGCACGCCTGAAAGCGGAGATCATCACCAAGGAGGGGCAACTCGCCACGTTGCGCAATTCCATGACCGACGAGAGCAGCGAAGTCAAGGCGCTCCAGGCCGGCATCGCCCGTCTCAAGGGGCAGCTTGGCTCCATGAGCGGCAGCGGCGGCAGCGACGTGATCCCGGCGGTCGGCAATATCCCCGGCCTGGGGGTGGAATATGTCCGCAAAATGCGCGAGCTTAAGACACAGGAGGCTATTTTCGAACAACTCACCAAGCAGTACGAGGTTGCGAAAATAAGCGAGGCCAAGGACTCCTCGTCCGTGCAGGTGCTGGATGAGGCGGTCGTTCCCTTGAAGAAGAGCAGGCCGAAGCGGTCCATGATCGTGGTTCTCGCAGCGGTGACGGCTTTCTTCACCTCCATTTTCGTCATCTTTATCCAGGAGTATCTTGCGAAACTATCCCCTGAAGATGCCGCCATCATCCGTGACATCAAACATTCGCTTCGCTTCAGATCCCATGACGGCCAGACGCCATAA
- the pgk gene encoding phosphoglycerate kinase: MPIRYIDQIKDLKDKRIFIRVDFNVPQDGKGNITEDTRIAGAVPTIRYAVEQGAKVVLASHLGRPKGEKNAKYTMAPAAKRLSEMLGKKVRQAPDCFGPEVSALLDAMKPGDVVMLENVRFYPGEEKNDAAFAKQLTNGCEIYVNDAFAVSHRAHASVEAITKCIPTIAAGFLMRNEMTFFDKAMSNPVRPLVAILGGAKVSGKLEVLQTLVNKVDKIVIGGGMAFTFLKALGYSVGKSLVEDELIPTAKKIMDKAKKRGVTFYLPVDCIVANAFEATATNFITAVQEIPEGWMALDIGPASATLFAETLRDAKTVIWNGPMGVFEMDAFARGTFSVAEAVGNCYATTIIGGGDTDAAVRKAGVDGKVSYISTGGGAFLELLEGKILPGVKALDIKTKK, translated from the coding sequence ATGCCGATCCGCTATATCGACCAGATCAAGGATTTGAAAGACAAAAGAATTTTTATCCGGGTCGACTTCAACGTCCCCCAGGACGGCAAGGGAAATATCACCGAAGACACCCGAATTGCCGGCGCCGTGCCGACCATCAGGTATGCCGTGGAACAGGGGGCAAAAGTGGTATTGGCCTCCCACCTGGGCCGCCCCAAGGGTGAAAAGAACGCAAAGTACACCATGGCGCCGGCCGCCAAACGCCTGTCGGAAATGCTCGGCAAAAAGGTCAGGCAGGCCCCCGACTGCTTTGGCCCCGAGGTAAGCGCACTGCTCGACGCCATGAAGCCTGGCGACGTGGTGATGCTGGAAAACGTCCGGTTCTATCCGGGCGAAGAAAAAAACGACGCGGCCTTTGCCAAGCAGCTTACCAACGGCTGCGAAATTTACGTCAACGACGCCTTTGCGGTGTCCCATCGCGCCCACGCCTCGGTGGAGGCCATCACCAAATGCATTCCGACCATTGCGGCCGGATTCCTGATGCGCAATGAAATGACCTTTTTCGACAAAGCCATGAGCAATCCGGTGCGCCCGCTGGTTGCCATACTCGGCGGAGCCAAGGTGTCCGGCAAGCTGGAAGTGTTGCAGACACTGGTCAACAAGGTGGATAAGATCGTGATCGGCGGCGGCATGGCCTTCACGTTTCTCAAGGCCCTGGGGTACTCTGTCGGCAAGTCCCTGGTGGAAGACGAATTGATCCCCACCGCCAAAAAGATCATGGACAAGGCGAAAAAACGCGGGGTAACCTTCTACCTCCCGGTGGACTGCATCGTGGCCAACGCCTTCGAAGCCACGGCAACCAACTTCATCACCGCCGTACAGGAGATACCCGAAGGCTGGATGGCCCTCGACATCGGCCCCGCCTCGGCGACCCTCTTTGCCGAAACATTGCGGGATGCCAAGACTGTCATCTGGAACGGCCCCATGGGCGTATTCGAGATGGACGCCTTTGCCCGGGGCACCTTCTCGGTGGCCGAAGCGGTTGGCAACTGTTACGCCACCACCATCATCGGTGGCGGCGACACGGATGCGGCCGTGCGCAAGGCCGGCGTCGACGGAAAGGTCAGTTATATCTCCACCGGCGGCGGCGCATTCCTGGAACTGTTGGAAGGCAAAATCCTGCCGGGCGTAAAAGCCCTCGATATCAAGACGAAAAAATAG